One Pseudomonadota bacterium genomic region harbors:
- the ftsZ gene encoding cell division protein FtsZ: MFYMDESSGFSAKLKVVGIGGGGCNALNNMVDANVQGVEFIAVNTDIKSLSMCKSPVKIQIGSKLTRGLGAGADPEVGKKAAQEDIDKITEHLKGSDMVFITCGLGGGTGTGASTVISEISKELGALTVAIVTKPFAFEGKDRMVQAEQGVTQLKTRVDSLITIPNQRLLSIGGKHMTIMEAFLKADEVLLNAVRSISDLIVGSGHVVVDFADVKTIMSERGMAIMGIGEASGESRAREAAQKAISSPLLEDISIHGARGVLINVTGNKDMTLHEVHEASSLIQEQAHEDAKIIWGLVYDDAMDDAMRITVIATGFEERAVVDEDTVPDLRRSGLFEDQEVPPFIKKKVVIDYKEIKAKSDNVDIDDDRYDIPTFLRKQAD, encoded by the coding sequence ATGTTTTACATGGACGAGAGTAGCGGGTTTTCGGCAAAATTAAAGGTTGTTGGTATCGGTGGTGGTGGATGTAATGCATTAAACAATATGGTTGATGCCAACGTTCAGGGGGTCGAATTTATAGCGGTTAATACCGATATAAAATCACTGAGCATGTGCAAGTCGCCGGTAAAAATTCAGATCGGGAGCAAACTCACCAGAGGTCTTGGTGCAGGTGCAGATCCTGAAGTTGGGAAGAAAGCGGCACAGGAGGATATTGACAAGATCACAGAGCATTTGAAAGGCTCCGATATGGTTTTTATCACATGCGGCCTCGGAGGCGGGACGGGCACAGGTGCATCTACGGTAATTTCTGAGATATCAAAAGAGCTTGGCGCCCTCACCGTGGCAATTGTTACAAAGCCCTTTGCCTTTGAGGGAAAGGACAGGATGGTCCAGGCTGAGCAAGGTGTTACCCAGCTCAAAACGCGGGTAGACTCGCTGATTACTATCCCGAATCAGCGGCTTCTGTCTATTGGCGGTAAGCATATGACCATTATGGAGGCCTTTTTGAAGGCAGACGAGGTGCTTCTCAATGCCGTGCGGAGTATATCAGACCTTATCGTGGGTTCCGGCCATGTTGTCGTTGATTTTGCCGATGTAAAAACAATTATGAGCGAGAGGGGAATGGCCATTATGGGTATTGGTGAGGCATCCGGAGAAAGCAGGGCCCGTGAAGCTGCCCAGAAGGCCATATCGAGTCCGCTCCTCGAAGACATCTCAATCCATGGTGCAAGGGGCGTTCTGATTAACGTAACGGGAAATAAAGACATGACACTCCATGAAGTTCACGAAGCCTCATCATTAATACAGGAACAGGCGCACGAAGATGCAAAGATCATTTGGGGACTCGTTTATGATGATGCCATGGATGATGCCATGAGGATAACGGTAATTGCCACCGGTTTTGAAGAAAGGGCTGTTGTTGATGAGGATACGGTTCCAGATTTACGCAGAAGCGGGCTTTTCGAGGATCAGGAGGTGCCACCTTTTATAAAGAAAAAGGTTGTCATTGATTATAAAGAGATAAAAGCAAAAAGTGACAATGTTGATATCGATGACGACAGATACGATATCCCCACGTTTTTGAGAAAACAGGCGGACTGA